Proteins from a genomic interval of Chryseobacterium indologenes:
- a CDS encoding HesA/MoeB/ThiF family protein — translation MQSDDTFKRYSRQIFIEEIGLEGQRKILASKVLVVGAGGLGSSVIQYLAAAGVGTLAVADFDHVELHNLNRQVIHDENRVGSKKVESAGHFVRNLNHQIKFVAIDQKINEKNVREIVSQYDLVVDGSDNFSTRYLLNDTCVQLGKTLVYGSILGFTGQVAVFNCQGSKNLRDIFPESPLDEDIPDCDSLGVLGALPGIIGSMMALQALKIITDLTVNINQITLVDTMNWRFQTLDF, via the coding sequence ATGCAAAGTGACGATACTTTTAAAAGATACAGCCGGCAGATTTTTATTGAAGAAATAGGGCTGGAGGGACAAAGGAAAATCTTGGCCTCAAAAGTTCTTGTCGTCGGTGCAGGGGGCTTGGGAAGCTCGGTGATCCAGTATCTGGCGGCTGCAGGAGTAGGTACTCTGGCTGTGGCAGATTTTGATCATGTCGAGCTGCATAACCTGAACCGACAGGTGATTCACGATGAAAATAGGGTAGGGTCAAAAAAGGTGGAAAGTGCCGGACATTTTGTAAGAAACCTAAATCATCAGATAAAATTCGTTGCTATTGATCAGAAAATTAATGAAAAAAATGTGAGAGAAATTGTTTCCCAGTACGATCTGGTTGTGGACGGGTCTGATAATTTTTCCACACGATATCTCTTGAATGATACCTGTGTACAGCTTGGTAAAACATTGGTGTATGGAAGTATTTTAGGATTTACCGGTCAGGTCGCTGTTTTTAATTGTCAGGGAAGCAAAAACCTTAGGGATATATTCCCTGAGTCTCCCTTGGATGAAGATATACCGGATTGTGACAGTCTCGGTGTTTTGGGTGCTTTGCCGGGAATCATTGGTAGTATGATGGCGCTTCAGGCTTTAAAAATTATTACAGATTTAACGGTGAATATCAATCAGATAACATTGGTGGATACAATGAACTGGAGATTTCAGACCTTGGATTTTTAA
- the thiH gene encoding 2-iminoacetate synthase ThiH, with protein sequence MNSFKDIFEQYQWDEVKAKLEKINLSDVRNSLQKKHKTVDDFLVLLSPVASQELELMAKMTRALTQKRFGKTIQLYAPLYLSNECQNICTYCGFSLDNHLKRKTLSDTELMVEASVLKSMGVNHVLLVSGEANKIVGVPYFQNAVRLLKPHFSNISIEVQPLMEDEYSILKEEGVHSVLVYQETYHQEVYKEYHPKGKKSNFHFRLDTPDRIGRAGIHKIGLGVLLGLEDWRIDSFFNALHIDYLQKQYWKTKFSVSFPRLRPAEGIIEPNFIMEDKDLLQLICAYRIWNEDLEISISTRENENFRNHIVSLGATAMSAGSKTNPGGYSVDKESLEQFETSDERSMEEIRKMIRNAGYDPVLKDWDAVYSGV encoded by the coding sequence ATGAATAGCTTTAAAGATATTTTTGAGCAGTATCAATGGGATGAGGTAAAAGCTAAACTCGAAAAGATAAATCTGTCTGATGTAAGAAACAGTCTTCAGAAAAAACATAAAACTGTTGATGATTTTCTGGTTCTGCTTTCCCCTGTGGCTTCGCAGGAGCTGGAACTAATGGCAAAAATGACCCGTGCTCTTACCCAAAAACGTTTCGGAAAAACCATTCAGCTATATGCTCCGTTGTACCTGAGCAATGAATGCCAGAATATCTGTACCTATTGTGGTTTTAGCTTGGATAATCATTTAAAGCGAAAAACCCTCTCTGACACTGAATTGATGGTGGAAGCTTCAGTGCTGAAATCTATGGGAGTAAACCACGTGCTGTTGGTAAGCGGGGAAGCGAATAAAATAGTGGGAGTGCCGTATTTTCAAAATGCTGTCCGGTTATTAAAACCACATTTTTCGAACATTTCTATTGAAGTTCAGCCCTTAATGGAGGATGAATACAGTATTCTTAAGGAAGAAGGGGTACATTCAGTACTCGTGTATCAGGAAACCTATCACCAGGAAGTGTACAAAGAATACCATCCGAAAGGTAAAAAATCGAATTTTCATTTTCGCCTGGACACACCGGACAGAATCGGCAGGGCAGGAATCCATAAAATAGGGCTGGGTGTACTGCTTGGATTGGAAGATTGGCGTATCGATAGCTTCTTCAATGCGCTTCACATCGATTATCTTCAAAAACAGTACTGGAAGACTAAATTTTCTGTTTCTTTCCCAAGATTGAGGCCGGCAGAGGGAATTATTGAACCGAATTTTATCATGGAAGATAAAGATCTGCTTCAGTTGATCTGTGCCTACAGAATCTGGAACGAAGACCTTGAAATCTCCATATCTACAAGAGAAAATGAAAACTTCAGAAATCATATTGTGTCGTTGGGAGCTACTGCGATGAGCGCAGGATCCAAAACAAATCCCGGTGGATATTCTGTGGATAAGGAATCCCTGGAACAATTTGAAACCAGTGATGAAAGAAGCATGGAAGAGATCAGGAAAATGATCAGAAATGCCGGATATGATCCCGTATTGAAAGACTGGGATGCTGTTTACAGTGGAGTTTAA